The following are from one region of the Mycolicibacterium diernhoferi genome:
- a CDS encoding CaiB/BaiF CoA transferase family protein, with protein MKGPLSGIRVIEVGVMLAGPYATMLLADLGADVIKVEPPGGEISRQVSDSYFASLNRNKRSVCLDLASEAGRAELGALVADSHALLVNMKPSAIKKLGLTYENLRRYNEKIVCVALTGYGLHGGDDPAFDYVIQAATGVAAMTGDPDAPPTLPGYSAADNSTGLTAALGLLAKIVSGHGGQVDVCLRDVMLSQLNYRAAAYLNDGAEPRRYPYGAHSYYVPAQLFPTADGYLALFITHDGFWRSFAGEAGIAGFGTMAERAARREELLALVFAALATDTAVNWEARLKPLGIPAAAVRSLPEALEDTPEMVVTAGDFRLVASPIRIEGYVPEYRPAPVFESQSTL; from the coding sequence GTGAAGGGTCCTTTATCCGGCATCCGGGTCATCGAGGTCGGCGTGATGCTGGCCGGCCCGTACGCCACCATGCTGCTGGCCGATCTGGGCGCCGATGTCATCAAGGTCGAACCCCCCGGCGGTGAGATCTCCCGGCAGGTCAGCGACAGCTACTTCGCCAGCCTCAACCGCAACAAGCGCAGCGTCTGCCTGGACCTGGCGTCGGAGGCAGGACGCGCTGAACTCGGTGCGCTGGTGGCCGATTCGCACGCGCTGCTGGTGAACATGAAGCCGTCGGCGATCAAGAAGCTGGGCCTGACGTATGAGAATCTGCGCCGGTACAACGAGAAGATCGTGTGCGTGGCGCTGACCGGATACGGGCTGCACGGCGGGGACGATCCGGCGTTCGACTACGTCATCCAGGCGGCCACCGGCGTGGCGGCGATGACCGGTGACCCGGACGCGCCGCCCACCCTGCCCGGCTACTCGGCGGCCGACAACTCCACCGGCCTGACCGCGGCACTGGGGTTGCTCGCCAAGATCGTCTCCGGTCACGGCGGCCAGGTGGACGTGTGCCTGCGCGACGTCATGCTCTCGCAGTTGAACTACCGGGCGGCCGCGTATCTGAACGACGGCGCCGAACCTCGCCGATACCCGTACGGGGCGCACTCGTACTACGTTCCGGCGCAGCTGTTTCCGACCGCCGACGGGTACCTGGCGCTGTTCATCACGCACGACGGTTTCTGGCGGTCCTTCGCCGGTGAGGCCGGCATCGCCGGGTTCGGGACGATGGCCGAACGGGCCGCCCGCCGGGAGGAACTGCTGGCCCTAGTCTTCGCGGCGCTGGCCACCGACACCGCGGTGAACTGGGAGGCCCGACTGAAGCCGCTGGGGATCCCGGCGGCAGCGGTGCGTTCGCTGCCGGAGGCACTGGAGGACACCCCGGAGATGGTGGTGACCGCGGGTGATTTCCGGCTGGTGGCCAGCCCGATCAGGATCGAGGGCTACGTGCCGGAGTACCGCCCGGCGCCGGTCTTCGAGAGTCAGTCGACCCTGTAG
- a CDS encoding cobalamin B12-binding domain-containing protein: MATRVLVAKPGLDGHDRGAKIVARTLRDAGFEVIYTGIRQRIEDIVSIALQEDVALVGLSILSGAHVAMTQRTVDALRAADAGDIAVVVGGTIPESDVQKLLDAGAAAVFPTGTALETLVTEVRALTETAGESV; the protein is encoded by the coding sequence ATGGCCACTCGAGTACTCGTCGCCAAACCCGGCCTGGACGGCCACGACCGGGGCGCCAAGATCGTCGCGCGCACCCTGCGTGACGCCGGCTTCGAGGTCATCTACACCGGTATCCGCCAGCGCATCGAGGACATCGTGTCCATCGCCCTGCAGGAAGACGTTGCGCTGGTGGGACTTTCGATCCTGTCCGGTGCGCACGTCGCAATGACCCAGCGGACGGTGGACGCCTTGCGTGCCGCCGACGCCGGCGATATCGCGGTGGTGGTCGGTGGCACCATCCCGGAGTCCGATGTGCAGAAACTGCTCGATGCCGGTGCGGCAGCGGTGTTCCCGACCGGGACCGCGCTGGAAACCCTGGTGACCGAGGTGCGCGCACTGACCGAAACGGCAGGGGAGTCCGTCTGA
- a CDS encoding methylmalonyl-CoA mutase family protein: protein MNDQSDPRVTTPSGIPLAPVYGPTDRAGDPPAPGDYPFTRGNFASGYRGKTWTFRQYSGFGTAEESNQRYRYLLDQGGTGLSVALDLPTQCGYDSDDPEYGEEVGRVGVAVDTLADAEILFDSIPLDKISTSFTINGTAAILLAFYVAAAEKKGVPRENLTGTIQNDILKEYASRGTWIWPPEPSLRLIADTIEFCAAEVPRFNAISVAGAHFRDAGANAVQEMAFTLADGVTYCDTVVERGRMTIDKFAPQISFFFYTHGDFFEEIAKYRAGRRRWATIVRERYGATSDKAAMFRFGCVSGGASLYAPQAQNNLVRVAYEALASVLGGVQSMFTAAWDEPFALPSEESATLALRTQQILAYETGVTKVADPLGGSYFVEALTDATEEKIIEIMRDLEEHGGMVRCIEDGYLQGLIADEAYKIHQEVESGVRPVVGVNKFVVDEPAPDLATYELDAEGRDKQLARLAKVKAERDDVAVKEALAALARAAEGDDNLMHKLIDCANAYCTVGEMVSALKAVWGEFQQPVVF, encoded by the coding sequence ATGAACGACCAAAGCGACCCCCGGGTAACGACTCCCTCTGGCATCCCGCTGGCTCCCGTGTACGGTCCCACCGACCGCGCGGGCGACCCGCCCGCGCCCGGTGACTACCCGTTCACCCGCGGCAACTTCGCGTCCGGTTATCGGGGCAAGACCTGGACCTTCCGGCAGTACTCCGGGTTCGGCACGGCCGAGGAGTCCAATCAGCGCTACCGGTACCTGCTGGATCAGGGCGGCACCGGGCTCAGCGTGGCGCTGGATCTGCCTACGCAGTGTGGCTACGACTCCGATGACCCGGAGTACGGGGAAGAGGTCGGTCGCGTCGGCGTCGCCGTCGACACGTTGGCCGACGCCGAAATCCTGTTCGACAGCATCCCGCTGGACAAGATCAGCACCAGCTTCACCATCAACGGCACCGCCGCCATCCTGCTGGCGTTCTACGTGGCCGCGGCGGAGAAGAAGGGTGTGCCGCGGGAGAACCTCACCGGCACCATCCAGAACGACATCCTCAAGGAGTACGCCTCGCGCGGCACCTGGATCTGGCCGCCGGAGCCGTCGCTGCGGCTGATCGCCGACACCATCGAGTTCTGTGCGGCCGAGGTGCCGCGGTTCAATGCGATCTCGGTGGCCGGCGCGCATTTCCGCGACGCCGGCGCCAATGCGGTCCAGGAGATGGCGTTCACCCTGGCCGACGGCGTCACCTACTGCGACACCGTGGTCGAGCGCGGCCGGATGACGATCGACAAGTTCGCGCCGCAGATCTCGTTCTTCTTCTATACCCATGGCGACTTCTTCGAGGAGATCGCCAAGTACCGGGCCGGCCGGCGGCGCTGGGCCACGATCGTGCGGGAACGCTACGGCGCCACCTCGGACAAGGCCGCGATGTTCCGGTTCGGCTGTGTGTCGGGCGGGGCGTCGCTGTACGCGCCGCAGGCCCAGAACAACCTGGTCCGGGTCGCCTACGAGGCGCTGGCCTCGGTGCTCGGTGGGGTGCAGTCGATGTTCACCGCGGCCTGGGACGAGCCGTTCGCGCTGCCCAGTGAGGAATCCGCCACCCTGGCACTGCGCACCCAGCAGATCCTGGCGTACGAGACCGGTGTGACCAAAGTGGCCGACCCGCTGGGTGGTTCGTACTTCGTGGAGGCGCTCACCGACGCCACCGAGGAGAAGATCATCGAGATCATGCGCGATCTCGAGGAACACGGCGGCATGGTCCGCTGCATCGAGGACGGCTACCTGCAGGGCCTGATCGCCGACGAGGCGTACAAGATCCATCAGGAGGTCGAATCCGGTGTCCGTCCCGTCGTCGGGGTGAACAAGTTCGTCGTCGACGAACCGGCGCCCGATCTGGCCACCTATGAACTCGACGCCGAGGGACGCGACAAACAACTCGCGAGACTGGCCAAGGTGAAGGCCGAACGCGATGACGTCGCAGTGAAAGAGGCGCTGGCAGCACTGGCCCGGGCCGCCGAGGGTGACGACAACCTGATGCACAAGCTGATCGACTGTGCCAACGCCTATTGCACGGTGGGCGAGATGGTGTCCGCGCTCAAGGCCGTCTGGGGCGAGTTCCAGCAGCCGGTCGTCTTCTAA
- a CDS encoding SDR family oxidoreductase: protein MSSAQRPLADRTLVVSGGSRGIGLAIALGAARQGANVVLLAKTAEPHPKLPGTVHTAVAEVEAVGARAVAVVGDVRKEEDVQRAVHAAVQTFGGVDIVINNASAIATEPTESLSAKKFDLMMDINVRGTFLLTRAALPHLKQSPGAHVITLAPPLNLNPYWLGAHPTYTVSKYGMTLLSLGWAEEYKDSGIGFSCLWPQTYIATSAVANLADGDSLASSSRSPEIMADAAVQILTGPAKEANGQTYIDADVLAAGGITDLSRYGGGEDPIWDIFVDKE from the coding sequence ATGTCCAGCGCGCAACGGCCGCTCGCCGATCGAACCCTGGTGGTGTCCGGCGGCAGCCGCGGCATCGGCCTGGCCATCGCCCTAGGCGCCGCCCGCCAGGGCGCCAACGTGGTGCTGTTGGCCAAGACTGCCGAACCACACCCCAAGCTGCCCGGCACCGTGCACACCGCGGTGGCCGAGGTCGAGGCCGTCGGCGCCAGGGCTGTGGCCGTGGTCGGCGACGTCCGCAAGGAAGAGGACGTGCAGCGGGCCGTCCACGCCGCGGTGCAGACCTTCGGCGGCGTCGACATCGTCATCAACAACGCCAGCGCGATCGCCACCGAGCCCACCGAGTCCCTGTCGGCCAAGAAGTTCGATCTGATGATGGACATCAACGTGCGTGGCACCTTCCTGCTGACCAGGGCCGCGCTGCCGCACCTGAAGCAGTCCCCGGGCGCGCACGTCATCACCCTGGCGCCGCCGCTGAACCTCAATCCCTACTGGCTGGGCGCGCACCCGACCTACACGGTGTCCAAGTACGGCATGACGCTGCTGTCGCTCGGCTGGGCCGAGGAGTACAAGGATTCCGGCATCGGCTTCAGCTGCCTGTGGCCGCAGACCTACATCGCCACATCGGCGGTGGCGAACCTGGCCGACGGCGACAGCCTGGCCTCCTCATCGCGCAGCCCGGAGATCATGGCCGACGCCGCGGTGCAGATCCTGACCGGACCGGCCAAGGAAGCCAACGGCCAGACCTACATCGACGCCGACGTGCTGGCCGCCGGCGGGATCACCGACCTGTCCCGCTATGGCGGTGGCGAGGATCCCATCTGGGATATCTTCGTCGACAAGGAGTGA
- a CDS encoding class I adenylate-forming enzyme family protein gives MSISLLLEMASSTDPDRTAIVAGDLRLTTGELSELADGGAGVVAASGAAHVAYVGAGGAMLPLLLFASARAGVPVTPLNYRLSADGLRALISRLPDPLVVVDDEYRDAVGDGFRVLGSAEFLTQARTAEPAAEFPDPDSVGVVLFTSGTTSAPKAVELTHNNLTSYITGTVEFASAEPGDAALICVPPYHIAGVSAALSNLYAGRKMVYLTQFDAREWVRLVEAENVTSATVVPTMLDRIVTVLDEQGATLPTLRTLAYGGSKVALPLVRKALELLPGVGFVNAYGLTETSSTIAVLTPDDHRVALGSDDAAVAKRLGSVGQPVPSIEVQIRGEDGTVLGAGETGELFVRGEQVSGRYTGIGSVLDDQGWFPTKDVATLDEHGYLYIGGRSDDTIIRGGENIAPAEIEDVLVEHPHVHDCAVVGPEDPEWGQIIVAVVVPVPGADPRPEDLRDFVRAQLRGSRTPDRVVFRDELPTNATGKVLRRELVSELSPAAKEPA, from the coding sequence ATGAGTATCTCGCTGCTGCTGGAAATGGCATCGTCGACCGATCCGGACCGGACCGCGATCGTCGCGGGTGACCTGCGTCTGACCACGGGTGAACTCAGCGAACTCGCCGACGGCGGAGCCGGTGTGGTGGCCGCCTCCGGCGCTGCGCATGTCGCCTATGTCGGTGCCGGCGGCGCGATGCTGCCCCTGCTGCTGTTCGCCTCGGCGCGTGCCGGGGTGCCGGTCACCCCACTGAACTACCGGCTCTCGGCCGACGGGCTGCGCGCCCTGATCTCCCGGCTGCCGGATCCGCTGGTGGTGGTCGACGACGAGTACCGCGACGCCGTGGGTGACGGGTTCCGGGTGCTCGGCTCGGCGGAGTTCCTCACGCAGGCGCGTACCGCCGAGCCGGCGGCCGAATTCCCCGATCCTGACTCGGTCGGCGTGGTGCTGTTCACCTCGGGCACCACATCGGCTCCGAAAGCCGTTGAGCTGACCCACAACAACCTGACCAGCTACATCACCGGCACGGTCGAGTTCGCGTCCGCCGAACCCGGGGATGCGGCGCTGATCTGTGTGCCGCCCTATCACATCGCCGGTGTGTCGGCGGCGCTGTCGAATCTGTACGCCGGCCGAAAGATGGTCTACCTCACGCAGTTCGACGCCCGCGAATGGGTGCGGCTGGTCGAAGCCGAGAACGTCACCTCGGCCACGGTGGTGCCCACCATGCTGGACCGCATCGTCACCGTGCTGGACGAGCAGGGCGCGACCCTGCCCACCCTGCGCACACTGGCCTACGGCGGCTCCAAGGTGGCGCTGCCCTTGGTACGCAAGGCCCTCGAGCTGCTGCCGGGCGTCGGGTTTGTCAACGCCTACGGTCTCACCGAGACCAGTTCGACGATCGCGGTGCTCACCCCCGATGATCACCGGGTCGCACTGGGCTCCGACGATGCCGCGGTGGCCAAGCGGCTCGGGTCGGTCGGCCAGCCGGTTCCCAGCATCGAGGTACAGATCCGCGGCGAGGACGGAACCGTGCTCGGCGCAGGCGAAACCGGTGAGCTGTTCGTCCGCGGCGAGCAGGTGTCCGGCCGTTACACCGGCATCGGTTCGGTGCTCGACGACCAGGGCTGGTTTCCCACCAAGGATGTGGCGACCCTGGATGAACACGGCTACCTGTACATCGGCGGACGCTCCGATGACACCATCATCCGCGGCGGGGAGAACATCGCTCCCGCCGAGATCGAGGACGTGCTCGTCGAGCACCCGCATGTCCACGACTGCGCCGTGGTCGGCCCCGAGGACCCCGAATGGGGACAGATCATCGTGGCCGTCGTGGTCCCCGTTCCGGGCGCCGACCCGCGGCCGGAGGACCTGCGTGACTTCGTGCGGGCGCAACTGCGCGGATCCCGCACCCCGGACCGGGTCGTCTTCCGAGACGAGCTGCCCACCAACGCGACCGGCAAGGTGCTGCGCCGCGAACTCGTCAGCGAGTTGAGTCCAGCCGCAAAGGAGCCCGCATGA
- a CDS encoding ArgK/MeaB family GTPase, which produces MDIDELLRAARGGSVRAAGRLLSLVESDRRDEVLAVLAAQPPVTVRTVGITGPPGAGKSTTVAVLVSAYRAAGLRVAVLAVDPSSPYSGGALLGDRIRMAAHINDPDVLIRSVATRGHLGGLAAAVPAAIRLLAALRYDVVVLETVGVGQSEIEIAAVADPTVAILNPGAGDAIQAAKAGLLEIADILVVNKADREGADQTARDLHIETGLPILKLIAAQGAGIDDLVAAIDAHHRADSAERRAVRARLQILSLAQSALQSHPGLADLAAAVVDGEVDVYSATARLLDGAQVKPQ; this is translated from the coding sequence ATGGACATCGATGAACTCCTGCGGGCCGCGCGCGGTGGCTCGGTTCGGGCCGCCGGCAGGCTGTTGAGCCTGGTCGAGAGTGACCGCCGCGACGAGGTCCTTGCCGTCCTCGCCGCACAGCCGCCGGTGACCGTGCGCACCGTCGGTATCACCGGACCGCCGGGCGCCGGGAAGTCGACCACCGTCGCGGTGTTGGTGTCGGCATACCGCGCGGCGGGCCTGCGGGTCGCGGTGCTGGCCGTGGACCCGTCCTCGCCGTACAGCGGGGGAGCCCTGCTGGGGGACCGGATCCGGATGGCTGCGCACATCAACGACCCCGACGTGCTGATCCGGTCGGTGGCCACCCGCGGGCATCTGGGCGGGCTGGCCGCTGCGGTGCCGGCCGCGATCCGGCTGCTGGCCGCTCTGCGGTATGACGTCGTCGTGCTCGAGACGGTAGGGGTGGGCCAGTCCGAGATCGAGATCGCCGCGGTGGCGGATCCGACGGTGGCCATCCTGAATCCCGGTGCCGGCGACGCGATCCAGGCCGCCAAGGCCGGTCTGCTGGAGATCGCCGACATCCTCGTGGTCAACAAGGCCGACCGCGAGGGTGCGGACCAGACCGCCCGGGATCTGCACATCGAGACCGGGTTGCCGATCCTCAAACTGATCGCCGCCCAGGGTGCCGGCATCGACGATCTGGTCGCGGCGATCGACGCCCATCACCGGGCCGACTCCGCCGAACGCCGGGCCGTCCGGGCGCGGTTGCAGATCCTGTCGCTGGCGCAGAGTGCGCTGCAGTCCCATCCGGGGCTGGCCGACCTGGCCGCCGCGGTGGTCGACGGCGAGGTCGACGTGTACTCGGCGACCGCCCGATTGCTGGACGGGGCCCAGGTCAAACCTCAATGA
- a CDS encoding 2Fe-2S iron-sulfur cluster-binding protein, whose protein sequence is MTAEPVPADEVTIVLDGASTTTLPVAGDTLLETARRAGLTPPFACEAGNCGTCIAKLTEGSATMRVNDALDEDEVEEGYVLTCQAIPDPGPLTVNYDD, encoded by the coding sequence ATGACGGCCGAACCAGTGCCCGCCGACGAAGTGACCATCGTCCTCGACGGCGCCAGCACCACGACGCTGCCGGTCGCCGGCGACACGTTACTGGAGACCGCTCGGCGGGCCGGACTGACCCCGCCATTCGCCTGCGAAGCCGGTAACTGCGGCACCTGCATCGCCAAGCTCACCGAGGGCAGCGCCACCATGCGGGTCAACGATGCCCTCGACGAGGACGAGGTCGAAGAGGGTTATGTGCTGACCTGCCAGGCGATTCCCGATCCCGGGCCGCTGACGGTCAACTACGACGACTGA
- a CDS encoding SDR family NAD(P)-dependent oxidoreductase — MDIAGSSALVVGGAGGLGEATVRRLHAAGAKVVIADLADEKGPKLADELGVRYVRTDATSEESVNAAIAEAEALAPLRISVDTHGGPATGGRLIGKDGSPLALDGFETTIKFYLTAVFNVLRLAAAAIARTEPLEEGARGVIVNTASIAGYEGQIGQLPYAAAKGGVLGMTLVAARDLSPLGIRVNTIAPGTINTPAYGKAADQLEQYWSPQIPFPKRMGRAGEYAQLAQSIIENDYLNGEIIRLDGALRFPPK; from the coding sequence ATGGACATCGCCGGTAGCTCCGCACTGGTCGTGGGCGGCGCGGGAGGACTGGGGGAAGCGACCGTCCGCCGACTGCACGCGGCCGGGGCCAAAGTCGTCATCGCCGACCTCGCCGATGAGAAGGGACCCAAGCTCGCCGACGAACTCGGCGTGCGTTACGTCCGCACCGACGCCACCTCCGAAGAGTCCGTCAACGCCGCCATCGCCGAAGCCGAAGCGCTTGCCCCGCTGCGCATCTCGGTGGACACCCACGGCGGCCCGGCCACCGGCGGTCGTCTGATCGGCAAGGACGGATCGCCGCTGGCCCTGGACGGCTTCGAGACGACGATCAAGTTCTACCTCACCGCCGTGTTCAACGTGCTGCGCCTGGCCGCCGCGGCGATCGCCCGGACCGAACCGCTGGAGGAGGGCGCCCGCGGCGTCATCGTCAACACCGCCTCCATCGCCGGCTACGAGGGCCAGATCGGCCAGTTGCCCTACGCCGCCGCCAAGGGCGGTGTGCTCGGTATGACGCTGGTCGCCGCCCGCGACCTGTCCCCGTTGGGGATTCGGGTCAACACCATCGCACCCGGCACCATCAACACCCCGGCGTACGGCAAGGCCGCCGATCAGTTGGAGCAGTACTGGTCGCCGCAGATTCCGTTCCCCAAGCGAATGGGCCGCGCCGGCGAGTACGCCCAGTTGGCCCAGAGCATCATCGAGAACGACTACCTCAACGGCGAGATCATCCGCCTCGACGGAGCACTGCGGTTCCCGCCCAAGTGA
- a CDS encoding SDR family NAD(P)-dependent oxidoreductase, whose amino-acid sequence MTRTLEGKTAFVAGASRGIGATIAHALAAAGASVAVAARSEQQGKLPGTIGSVAESIRAQGGTALAVPCDVTSEASVDDAVAQTVSEFGGIDILVANAGVLWLGPVETTPLKRWQLCLDVNLTGVFLVTKAVIPHVRTRGGGSLIAITTTGVGMPGANAYWVSKAAAERLYLGLAEDLKADNIAVNCLSPSRVVLTEGWQAGGMGLEIPPEMVEPPDAMGRAAVRLAGQDAGGVTGTVQRSEELTF is encoded by the coding sequence GTGACCCGCACACTCGAAGGCAAGACGGCGTTCGTCGCCGGTGCCAGCCGCGGCATCGGGGCGACCATCGCCCACGCGCTCGCCGCCGCGGGCGCCTCGGTCGCGGTGGCGGCCCGCTCCGAGCAACAGGGCAAACTGCCCGGCACCATCGGTTCGGTGGCGGAGTCGATCCGCGCGCAAGGCGGCACCGCCCTGGCGGTGCCGTGTGACGTCACCAGCGAAGCCTCCGTCGATGACGCTGTGGCCCAGACGGTCTCGGAATTCGGCGGGATCGACATCCTGGTGGCCAACGCCGGCGTGCTGTGGCTCGGTCCGGTGGAGACGACGCCGCTGAAGCGCTGGCAACTGTGCCTGGACGTCAACCTCACCGGGGTGTTCCTGGTGACCAAGGCCGTCATCCCGCATGTCCGGACCCGCGGTGGCGGCTCGCTGATCGCGATCACCACCACCGGGGTCGGGATGCCGGGCGCCAACGCCTACTGGGTGTCCAAGGCCGCCGCCGAACGGCTCTATCTGGGCCTGGCCGAGGACCTCAAGGCCGACAACATCGCGGTGAACTGTCTGAGTCCGTCGCGGGTGGTGCTCACCGAGGGCTGGCAGGCGGGCGGCATGGGCCTCGAGATTCCCCCGGAGATGGTGGAACCGCCCGACGCGATGGGCCGGGCCGCGGTACGGCTGGCCGGTCAGGACGCGGGTGGGGTCACCGGGACCGTGCAACGCTCCGAGGAACTCACCTTCTGA
- a CDS encoding class I adenylate-forming enzyme family protein, translating to MVANSRPVLAFEDREYTLAELDALTSGMAAALAARGVTAGDRVVLMSSNRPEFVIALRAIWRVGAAVVLVSSGWKRAEVAHALALTNPVLGVGDAPLLAELLPTLHLDEPIIPGAGVWPAAPPDADALFVFSSGTTGMPKAVRHKHAGFAAAVRHWRTALGLTAEDRMQIMTPPSHILGLLNIATILDTGAWMRLHPRFDIDRMLTHIQDDRITIEMAVAPIALAIAAHPDLERYDLSSLRYIMWCATPVTRSVAEAVTDRVGVQWVSAYGASELPVIACCPIGDARLDTVGRPVPGVQVRIAADGEIQVRSPSAMVGYLPEGDTGAAFDDGWYRTGDIGNLDEEGWLRITDRLKEMVKVRGFQVAPAEVEAVLHGHPAVTDCAVFGVPDGADGEAVIAAVTVAEPVAEQELIDLVGERLSSYKRPRRVIVVDAIPRLPSGKVLRRVLRDEFVRR from the coding sequence ATGGTTGCAAACAGTCGCCCCGTCCTCGCGTTCGAGGATCGCGAGTACACCCTGGCCGAGTTGGACGCCCTGACCAGCGGGATGGCTGCCGCGCTGGCGGCCCGTGGTGTGACCGCCGGTGACCGGGTCGTGCTGATGTCCTCGAACCGGCCCGAGTTCGTCATCGCGCTGCGGGCGATCTGGCGGGTCGGTGCCGCGGTGGTGCTGGTCAGTTCGGGCTGGAAACGGGCCGAGGTGGCGCATGCGCTGGCGTTGACGAACCCGGTTCTGGGGGTCGGCGACGCACCCCTGCTCGCCGAGTTGCTCCCGACGCTGCACCTCGACGAACCGATCATCCCGGGTGCCGGCGTGTGGCCGGCGGCCCCGCCGGATGCCGACGCGCTGTTCGTCTTCAGCTCCGGCACCACCGGGATGCCCAAGGCCGTCCGGCACAAGCACGCCGGGTTCGCCGCAGCGGTGCGGCACTGGCGCACCGCGCTGGGACTCACCGCCGAGGACCGCATGCAGATCATGACGCCGCCGTCGCACATCCTGGGGCTGCTCAACATCGCCACCATTCTGGATACCGGCGCGTGGATGCGCCTGCACCCCCGGTTCGACATCGACCGGATGCTGACCCACATCCAGGACGACCGGATCACCATCGAAATGGCGGTCGCCCCCATCGCGTTGGCGATCGCCGCGCATCCGGATCTGGAGCGTTACGACCTGTCCTCGCTGCGCTACATCATGTGGTGCGCCACCCCGGTCACTCGGAGCGTGGCCGAGGCGGTCACCGATAGGGTTGGGGTGCAATGGGTCTCGGCATACGGCGCCAGCGAACTACCGGTGATCGCGTGCTGCCCGATCGGTGACGCACGGTTGGACACGGTGGGCAGGCCGGTCCCCGGGGTGCAGGTGCGCATCGCCGCCGACGGGGAGATCCAGGTGCGGTCGCCCTCGGCCATGGTCGGCTACCTGCCCGAGGGTGACACCGGTGCGGCATTCGATGACGGGTGGTACCGCACCGGCGACATCGGCAACCTGGACGAGGAGGGCTGGCTGCGCATCACCGACCGGCTCAAGGAGATGGTGAAGGTCCGCGGCTTCCAGGTGGCCCCGGCCGAGGTGGAGGCGGTGCTGCACGGACATCCGGCGGTCACCGACTGTGCGGTGTTCGGGGTACCCGACGGCGCCGACGGGGAAGCGGTCATCGCGGCGGTGACGGTCGCCGAACCGGTCGCCGAACAGGAACTGATCGATCTGGTGGGCGAGCGGCTGTCATCCTACAAACGGCCGCGCCGGGTGATCGTCGTCGATGCGATCCCGCGGCTGCCGTCGGGCAAGGTGCTGCGCCGGGTGTTGCGCGACGAGTTCGTCAGAAGGTGA
- a CDS encoding LLM class F420-dependent oxidoreductase, whose amino-acid sequence MRLGVMIGAERGDMSRKVKKLISDIEWADSAGLATAWMPQVPDDFDLLTMVALMASHSTRIELGTAVVPLQAQHPIALARQALSVHAVAGGRLALGVGPSHHWIIRDMLGLPYDKPAAYTRDYLQVLNAAIAGPGPVDVENDTFTVHNPTALGAETPMPVLVAALGPVMLQIAGEHADGTSLWMADEKAIGEHIAPKINKAAAEAGKPPPRIVAGIPVTLCANSEIEEAKDRANRILAEAETSPNYQRLLDRGDARTVGDLCAAGDEESILKRFKAFADAGVTDLSVRLLPIGDNRDELIASKYRTREVIAELAKQVS is encoded by the coding sequence ATGAGACTGGGCGTGATGATCGGGGCCGAGCGGGGCGATATGTCCCGCAAGGTCAAAAAACTGATCTCCGACATCGAGTGGGCCGACTCGGCCGGGTTGGCCACCGCGTGGATGCCACAGGTACCCGACGATTTCGATCTGCTGACGATGGTGGCCCTGATGGCCTCGCACAGCACCCGGATCGAACTCGGCACCGCCGTGGTCCCGCTGCAGGCCCAGCATCCGATCGCGCTGGCCCGCCAAGCGCTTTCGGTGCACGCGGTCGCGGGCGGGCGGCTCGCACTGGGCGTGGGCCCGTCGCATCACTGGATCATCCGCGACATGCTGGGCCTGCCGTATGACAAGCCGGCCGCCTACACCCGCGACTATCTGCAGGTGCTCAACGCGGCGATCGCCGGCCCGGGCCCGGTGGATGTGGAGAACGACACCTTCACCGTGCACAACCCGACCGCGCTCGGCGCCGAGACCCCGATGCCGGTGCTGGTCGCCGCGTTGGGCCCGGTGATGTTGCAGATCGCCGGTGAGCACGCCGACGGCACCTCACTGTGGATGGCCGACGAGAAGGCCATCGGTGAGCACATCGCCCCGAAGATCAACAAGGCCGCCGCCGAGGCCGGCAAGCCGCCGCCGCGCATCGTGGCGGGCATACCGGTCACGCTGTGCGCCAACTCCGAGATCGAGGAGGCCAAGGACCGGGCCAACCGGATCCTGGCCGAGGCCGAGACGTCACCGAACTACCAGCGGTTGCTCGACCGCGGTGACGCCCGGACCGTCGGTGATCTGTGCGCCGCCGGCGACGAGGAGTCGATCCTCAAGCGGTTCAAGGCGTTCGCCGACGCGGGGGTCACCGACCTGTCGGTGCGGCTGCTGCCGATCGGGGACAACCGAGACGAGCTGATCGCGTCGAAGTACCGGACGCGTGAGGTGATCGCGGAACTCGCCAAGCAGGTGTCGTGA